One genomic region from Sander lucioperca isolate FBNREF2018 chromosome 3, SLUC_FBN_1.2, whole genome shotgun sequence encodes:
- the LOC116060548 gene encoding transcriptional repressor CTCF-like, whose translation MEGEVVSMETTQTAALAPEGKVLPEGGEALLQGAVITTQGEVADNMEMMVMDALDPTLLQMKTEVLEGGGTMTVTGGDEGQIITLQVVNMEEQTGAALGLGQLQLVHVPVTTATVEGLQATYVDASTANKDTDPVICHTLPLPEGFQVVKVGANGEVETVEQEELQAAHEELQVVRGEVEEEEEEAEVEATVPQQEQPEWSKDPDYQPITSIRSRGKKGKKSRLRYGEGDRDMDVSVYDFEEEQQEGLLSEVNAEKVVGNMKPPKPTKIKKKGVKKTFQCELCSYTCPRRSNLDRHMKSHTDERPHKCHLCGRAFRTVTLLRNHLNTHTGTRPHKCTDCDMAFVTSGELVRHRRYKHTHEKPFKCSMCDYCSVEVSKLKRHIRSHTGERPFQCSLCSYASRDTYKLKRHMRTHSGEKPYECYICHARFTQSGTMKMHILQKHTENVAKFHCPHCDTVIARKSDLGVHLRKQHSFIEKGKKCRYCDAVFHERYALIQHQKTHKNEKRFRCEQCDYCCRQERHMVMHKRTHTGEKPFACSQCEKTFRQKQLLDMHYKRYHDPNFVPTAFVCGKCNKTFTRRNTMLRHSENCTGEVIEEEENGTPAPKKARRGRKRKMQARKDDSDDTADELDEIEEEEGLSEIEVEQAPPVVPIPAPVGPPVKRKRGRPPKSKLDTAAIIRVEDEATGEVDDIIVKKEVGADDLEDGNDEAAEEVVVGGGNPTIQLEEMSQAEGTAPEMQQSEAPPNGDLTPEMILSMMDR comes from the exons ATGGAGGGCGAGGTTGTTTCCATGGAGACCACTCAGACTGCTGCCCTGGCTCCCGAAGGAAAGGTCCTGCCAGAGGGTGGCGAGGCTTTATTACAAGGGGCAGTCATAACTACACAGGGGGAGGTGGCTGACAACATGGAGATGATGGTGATGGACGCTCTGGATCCAACTCTGCTGCAAATGAAGACCGAGGTGTTGGAGGGCGGCGGCACAATGACAGTTACTGGTGGAGATGAGGGTCAGATCATCACACTACAG GTGGTGAATATGGAGGAGCAGACAGGAGCTGCATTAGGTCTTGGTCAGCTTCAGCTGGTGCATGTACCTGTCACAACGGCAACTGTAGAGGGGCTCCAGGCCACCTATGTTGATGCATCAACTGCTAACAAGGACACAGATCCGGTTATCTGTCACACTCTTCCTTTGCCCGAGGGATTCCAG GTGGTAAAAGTGGGTGCCAATGGTGAGGTAGAGACTGTAGAGCAGGAGGAGCTTCAGGCAGCCCACGAGGAGCTTCAAGTGGTGAggggagaggtggaggaggaggaggaagaggcagaAGTAGAAGCCACTGTGCCTCAGCAAGAACAGCCAGAATGGTCCAAGGACCCAGACTACCAGCCCATCACTAGTATCCGTAGTAGGgggaagaaaggaaagaagagcCGTCTGCGCTACGGAGAGGGCGATCGTGACATGGATGTTTCTGTGTATGACTTTGAAGAAGAGCAGCAGGAGGGGCTGCTGTCAGAAGTGAATGCTGAGAAGGTTGTGGGCAACATGAAGCCACCAAAGCCCACCAAAATCAAGAAAAAag GTGTAAAGAAGACTTTCCAGTGTGAGTTGTGTAGCTACACCTGTCCAAGGCGCTCCAACCTGGACAGACACATGAAGAGCCACACAGATGAGAGACCACATAAATGTCACTTGTGTGGACGGGCCTTTCGAACTGTCACACTGCTGAGAAACCACctcaatacacacacag GCACTAGGCCGCATAAATGCACAGATTGTGACATGGCATTTGTGACCAGTGGTGAGCTGGTGCGTCACCGtcgctacaaacacacacatgagaaGCCCTTCAAGTGCTCCATGTGTGACTATTGCAGCGTGGAG GTCAGTAAGTTGAAAAGGCACATCCGCTCTCATACAGGGGAGCGACCTTTCCAGTGCAGTCTGTGCAGCTATGCTAGCAGAGACACTTACAAgctgaagagacacatgaggACACATTCAG GTGAAAAGCCATACGAGTGCTACATCTGCCATGCACGTTTCACACAGAGCGGCACCATGAAGATGCATAttctgcagaaacacacagagaacgTAGCCAAGTTCCACTGCCCACACTGTGATACTGTCATCGCACGCAAGAGCGACCTTG GTGTTCACTTGCGGAAGCAGCACTCATTTATTGAGAAGGGAAAGAAATGTCGTTACTGTGATGCTGTGTTTCATGAACGATACGCTCTCATCCAACACCAGAAGACTCATAAGAATGAGAAACGCTTCCGCTGTGAACAGTGTGACTACTGCTGCAGACAA GAACGCCACATGGTAATGCACAAACGTACACATACGGGGGAGAAGCCGTTTGCCTGCAGCCAGTGTGAGAAAACATTTAGGCAGAAGCAGCTTCTGGACATGCACTACAAGCGCTACCATGATCCCAACTTTGTCCCCACTGCCTTTGTGTGTGGCAAGTGTAACAAGACGTTCACCCGCAGG AACACAATGCTGCGTCACTCTGAGAACTGCACGGGTGAGGttatagaagaagaagaaaatggaACTCCTGCACCCAAAAAGGCTCGTCGGggcaggaagaggaagatgcAGGCCAGGAAGGACGATAGTGATGACACAG CGGATGAACTGGATGAGATAGAGGAAGAAGAGGGGCTAAGCGAGATTGAGGTGGAACAGGCCCCACCAGTTGTCCCTATCCCAGCCCCTGTGGGGCCACCAGTGAAGAGGAAACGTGGACGGCCCCCAAAGAGCAAACTAGACA CGGCTGCTATCATCCGTGTGGAGGACGAGGCCACTGGAGAGGTGGATGACATAATTGTGAAGAAAGAAGTTGGAGCTGATGACCTGGAGGACGGCAACGATGAGGCTGCAGAGGAGGTGGTGGTCGGTGGAGGGAATCCAACCATCCAGCTGGAGGAGATGTCCCAGGCAGAGGGGACAGCACCGGAGATGCAGCAGTCTGAGGCCCCACCGAACGGAGACCTCACTCCTGAGATGATCCTCAGCATGATGGACCGGTGA